In a genomic window of Wyeomyia smithii strain HCP4-BCI-WySm-NY-G18 chromosome 1, ASM2978416v1, whole genome shotgun sequence:
- the LOC129734106 gene encoding thyroid receptor-interacting protein 11, which yields MSWLKLNDSLNKVKGQITSFAQEVLAEGIVNEPEQDEAAGRFNAVLELDQAQQKIGQLTGLCATQDQEIATLRKQIAEYQQQLQCQRQSPKPPTELPASGSKLPDQQHGTSTSTVAGTSAASPLEDSWFWDPEQNVSSTSSSSKKGDENDSPRSGSDLTTIPLETPATEGEIIERLHRQLADKRQQLKKQQLENALLAEKLTQVSSENRELNENIEALDKQQEQVVENLLTVKKELQDRCTQLEEELRVKQGEASVAQELDELRKKHKLLEQSYVQSCHESVRLKTELERIVVDNVDTVSALEHEIDELKSSLQTEENRPRDSTDAADKKINALTVKKSNLEQQVATLRDDTEVIRNKLQEAENECQRMKKLEADYESLQSELDELKQKAENDAYVPLQEEDQADLEELRRTYQEQLAEVERWKSDCDHLQEDNLILQRNAENLQSKLAKLESQLKEKDELLLQQTERKPVEDEQKQQLQREVSELQNELRSVIIDNSVQLDAKEKEWQEKLNFLKAENSRIQHSKDTLEADLIQYEKECASLMKNNDLLIAEIENLKSKKLETINENAEDSIIVLEKQLEDCSMLNKSLEDEYNEVKRKLEEVLEEREELESKVESLQNTLKERSKGVKDLQLKVESLESEKSHLELEIAEAQTKPAQQQDTDDQIELYRTQAESLQAQLTTINEDHASLVLKLQQLQQTSVENIKQSEAKILELETSLGANERMIKQLREELQDKTEKIAELTTSEESLKLIQDRLEAETQKCIALAAEKENMEAQQKSKLEEIDQLKSDYERLSQVTSGKLAEQASSMDALTQQKEDLVQLITTKHNESVQYHAEIQRLSQLLQMQQVATSECQQCAALRERIVSLEAQTGKLADFDRMTDQIQFLREKSDILTNNLMTEQTNQKLLQQEKQELTEQKNGLARDLERLRQHLLEIEEAHTQETVELQQRYDETRAKLQALEEEVKHSTNALTSASIRASQHAETLQTQYQLLQQQRDELVAKLNAADDRDQRNLASLTNLQCALEQFQINKDRDIELATSAIRKQVEQSQARESALKAEIRQLQQQLSDAKNGLLAAARISDQLEIAQVTVATLKDELAKNSEKYQTLESRLQATEAGQADKVEKTLVKNLLIGYIVAPNQNDKHQILKLISAVLTMDQSECIKIGLNRPSGGWLNNILGGGGSPQSANNYNKESLTEAFVKFLEKESTPRQPNTAGSGLLNIMTHEHQPTATSSRTNTPVPQQQQTQQPTADQNHNPILATTGAVQPVQPILLGETTLLQQVGFQPARSSSSILKDILSDS from the exons CCCGACCAGCAGCATGGCACGTCAACATCTACCGTCGCGGGCACTTCCGCTGCGTCCCCCCTAGAGGACAGTTGGTTCTGGGATCCGGAGCAGAATGTGTCGTCCACTTCGTCTTCGTCGAAGAAGGGCGACGAGAATGATTCACCCCGTTCGGGATCGGATCTGACCACCATTCCATTGGAGACACCCGCCACCGAGGGCGAAATAATCGAACGGTTGCACCGGCAGCTGGCCGACAAGCGCCAGCAGCTGAAGAAACAACAGCTAGAGAATGCACTGCTAGCCGAAAAACTGACCCAGGTGAGCAGCGAAAATCGTGAACTCAACGAAAATATCGAGGCGCTCGATAAGCAGCAAGAGCAGGTAGTGGAAAATCTGCTGACTGTAAAGAAAGAATTGCAGGACAGATGTACACAGCTGGAGGAAGAACTGCGCGTGAAACAAGGAGAGGCAAGCGTAGCACAGGAGTTGGATGAACTAAGGAAAAAACACAAACTGTTAGAGCAGAGCTATGTGCAGTCGTGTCATGAAAGTGTTCGCCTGAAGACTGAACTAGAAAGGATAGTTGTTGATAACGTCGATACGGTGAGCGCGCTAGAACATGAAATTGATGAACTTAAGAGTAGTCTTCAAACGGAAGAAAACAGACCCCGTGATTCCACCGATGCAGCAGATAAAAAGATCAATGCTCTCACAGTGAAAAAATCCAACCTGGAACAGCAGGTTGCAACACTGCGCGATGATACCGAAGTGATCAGAAATAAGCTTCAAGAAGCGGAAAACGAATGTCAACGCATGAAGAAGCTAGAAGCGGACTATGAGAGCTTACAGAGCGAGTTAGATGAGTTGAAGCAGAAAGCAGAAAACGATGCATACGTTCCTCTTCAAGAGGAAGATCAAGCGGATTTGGAAGAGCTACGCAGAACTTATCAGGAACAATTGGCTGAGGTCGAACGATGGAAAAGCGATTGCGATCATTTACAGGAAGATAACTTAATTTTGCAGCGAAATGCTGAAAATCTTCAATCGAAACTTGCCAAGCTGGAGTCGCAGTTGAAAGAGAAGGATGAACTGTTACTACAACAGACAGAACGAAAGCCGGTGGAGGATGAACAGAAACAGCAGCTTCAGCGAGAAGTTAGCGAACTGCAGAATGAGCTGCGAAGTGTGATTATTGATAATTCCGTGCAACTGGATGCCAAGGAGAAGGAATGGCAGGAGAAATTGAACTTTTTAAAAGCAGAAAACTCACGTATCCAGCACAGCAAGGACACTCTGGAGGCAGATTTGATACAGTATGAGAAAGAATGCGCAAGTCTGATGAAGAACAACGATTTACTGATTGCGGAAATTGAAAACCTTAAAAGCAAAAAGCTGGAAACAATCAACGAAAATGCCGAGGACAGCATCATTGTTCTGGAGAAGCAGTTGGAAGATTGTAGTATGCTGAACAAGAGCCTGGAAGATGAATATAATGAAGTCAAAAGAAAACTGGAGGAAGTTTTAGAGGAAAGAGAAGAACTAGAATCGAAGGTGGAGAGCTTACAAAACACGTTGAAAGAACGATCAAAGGGCGTCAAAGATCTTCAGCTGAAGGTTGAATCGCTTGAGAGCGAAAAATCGCACCTAGAATTGGAGATTGCCGAAGCGCAAACTAAACCGGCCCAACAACAGGACACCGACGATCAAATTGAACTGTACCGAACACAAGCCGAGTCTCTCCAAGCTCAACTGACAACCATAAACGAAGATCACGCTAGTCTTGTACTGAAGTTGCAACAACTGCAACAAACCTCGGTAGAGAATATAAAACAATCGGAAGCAAAAATTTTAGAGCTGGAAACTTCTTTGGGAGCGAATGAAAGAATGATTAAACAGCTGCGTGAGGAATTACAggataaaacagaaaaaattgCTGAGCTTACAACCTCGGAAGAGAGTTTGAAATTAATACAAGATCGACTAGAAGCCGAAACGCAAAAATGCATAGCTCTTGCggcagaaaaagaaaacatGGAAGCCCAGCAAAAATCGAAACTAGAGGAAATCGACCAACTTAAGAGTGATTATGAACGTCTGTCCCAAGTTACTAGTGGAAAACTGGCTGAGCAAGCGTCCAGTATGGATGCGTTAACGCAGCAAAAGGAAGACCTGGTTCAGCTAATAACCACGAAGCACAACGAGAGCGTCCAATATCACGCGGAAATCCAACGACTAAGTCAGCTACTACAAATGCAACAAGTAGCTACGTCTGAGTGCCAGCAGTGCGCAGCACTTCGCGAACGTATCGTCTCGCTtgaagctcaaaccggaaaactGGCAGATTTTGATCGAATGACCGATCAGATTCAGTTTCTACGGGAGAaatctgacatccttacaaacAATTTGATGACCGAGCAAACAAATCAGAAGTTGTTGCAGCAGGAAAAGCAGGAACTGACTGAGCAGAAGAATGGCCTTGCTCGAGATCTGGAACGGCTGCGGCAGCATCTGCTGGAAATCGAAGAGGCACACACGCAGGAAACGGTCGAACTGCAACAGCGGTATGATGAAACAAGGGCCAAATTGCAAGCTCTCGAGGAAGAGGTTAAACATTCAACCAACGCGCTGACCTCAGCAAG cattCGCGCCAGCCAGCATGCCGAAACGCTCCAGACCCAGTACCAGCTTTTACAGCAACAGCGGGACGAACTAGTTGCCAAACTGAATGCTGCTGATGATCGAGATCAGAGAAATTTAGCTTCGCTTACAAATTTGCAGTGCGCTTTAGAACAGTTCCAGATTA ATAAGGATCGCGACATAGAGCTGGCCACGAGTGCCATCCGCAAGCAGGTGGAGCAATCACAAGCGCGGGAAAGTGCTCTCAAGGCAGAAATTCGACAACTGCAGCAGCAGTTGAGCGACGCGAAGAATGGTCTGCTGGCCGCCGCTAGAATATCTGACCAGTTGGAGATTGCCCAAGTCACCGTTGCCACGCTAAAAGACGAAC TGGCCAAAAATAGCGAAAAATATCAAACTCTCGAGAGTCGCTTGCAGGCGACAGAGGCCGGCCAAGCGGATAAAGTAGAGAAAACCCTGGTGAAGAATCTGCTGATCGGTTACATAGTGGCACCAAACCAGAATGATAAGCATCAAATCTTGAAGCTCATATCGGCCGTACTCACCATGGACCAGAGCGAGTGCATCAAAATTGGCCTAAACCGCCCCAGTGGCGGTTGGTTAAATAACATTCTAGGTGGCGGTGGCTCTCCACAATCTG CAAATAATTACAACAAGGAAAGTCTGACGGAGGCCTTCGTTAAATTTCTCGAGAAAGAGTCAACTCCCCGGCAGCCGAACACGGCCGGTTCCGGGCTGCTCAATATAATGACCCACGAGCACCAACCGACAGCGACATCGTCCAGGACGAATACTCCCGTTCCTCAGCAACAGCAAACTCAGCAACCAACGGCGGATCAGAACCATAACCCGATACTAGCGACTACGGGCGCGGTTCAGCCAGTACAACCAATTTTGCTGGGGGAAACTACTCTACTACAGCAGGTGGGCTTTCAACCCGCACGGAGCTCCAGCTCTATCCTGAAGGACATACTCAGCGATTCCTGA
- the LOC129717343 gene encoding uncharacterized protein LOC129717343, translated as MIGEEAASQYFDTQTIAFQNTLCLRNKVTSSKLRNIYASMHAPPTDMQVNEKAITNATSLQIPAETITLLSLGPKFAFPVTKLSHIPLFHVMCDVENIIQSHQDKRIQDTTRCQATNIILNFIHGFGSQVDALEPLGRWCSTAQKVTGNFLKAHPEILILSSDKGNRTVIMYTKDYQDKMRTLVEDEQTYRKVPRDPTSGLQQKNNNFATQLLNLKLIDQKTAKSLKTYNSTCPRIYGQPKAHKNNLPLRPVVPNYSAPTYKLCKYIANILSTSLTSRYNTFSSFELCEELKTIILPENYIMVSLDVVSLFTNVPRQQVITSITERWKKVKTNITLSLFLEIVQFCMEASYFRYDSKFYFQIYGTAMGSPLSPVLADIVLEDIITRALAELPFDVPFLRKYVDDLFLAIPKNCIETVLEVFNRQEQRLQFTIEIEQDRKLPFLDMMVTRNENQSITTDWYCKPIASGRMLNFYSFHQYKHKINVANNFIHRVKSLTTHNTTNTSSIIHQQLKSNCYPATLVSRLINEYHGKHRKAHPTQFVHTSDSALPVPTSRQTEPSPPIVLEPPTNNSHPTEPSSSVDQQPPATNSITTAHLNTNNEPTTTAPDQQPNEAMYRSLLYIPKLTDRLIKSFRRQFPNLTIATRINSTVSKFHSYVKDPINKFDNSNIIYKIPCNDCSNCYIGMTTNKLKTRLSGHTSHVNKLAKILEANTDTNTQNNDLRELREKTALIEHCINTKHSFNFDKTHILDRAPNSHHLPFLEMCHIYCTPNTVNRRVDIDNLNTAYAGILHKLNHTESNNMPDSSSSIEAE; from the coding sequence ATGATAGGAGAAGAAGCAGCCTCACAATATTTTGACACTCAAACCATCGCTTTCCAAAACACTCTATGCCTTAGAAACAAGGTAACATCCAGCAAATTGAGAAACATATACGCTTCCATGCACGCTCCGCCGACAGACATGCAAGTGAATGAAAAAGCGATTACGAATGCAACCAGCCTACAGATACCCGCCGAAACTATAACTCTATTAAGTCTCGGTCCAAAATTTGCCTTTCCTGTCACTAAACTGTCACATATACCACTATTTCACGTTATGTGCGACGTGGAAAACATTATCCAATCACACCAAGATAAACGGATACAGGACACCACCCGATGTCAAGCCACCAACATCATACTAAACTTCATTCATGGCTTCGGATCTCAAGTTGACGCCTTAGAACCACTTGGTAGATGGTGCTCAACGGCTCAAAAAGTCACTGGCAATTTCCTAAAAGCGCATCCCGAGATTTTGATATTGTCATCCGACAAAGGAAATCGTACCGTAATAATGTACACCAAAGACTACCAAGACAAAATGCGCACTCTTGTTGAAGATGAACAAACATACCGCAAAGTGCCAAGAGACCCCACTAGTGGATTGCAACAAAAGAACAACAATTTTGCTACTCAACTCCTCAACCTGAAACTCATAGACCAGAAAACAGCTAAAAGTCTTAAAACTTACAACTCTACCTGCCCCAGAATATACGGACAGCCGAAAGCGCACAAGAACAACCTTCCTCTTCGTCCAGTGGTACCCAACTACTCAGCCCCCACCTACAAGTTATGCAAATACATCGCCAACATCCTAAGCACTTCGCTCACCAGCCGCTACAACACTTTCAGTTCCTTTGAATTATGCGAAGAGTTAAAAACAATCATTCTCCCAGAGAACTACATAATGGTTTCCCTGGACGTAGTCTCACTATTCACCAACGTTCCCAGACAGCAGGTCATCACTTCTATCACCGAACGatggaaaaaagtaaaaaccaACATAACACTTAGCCTCTTCTTGGAAATTGTCCAATTTTGCATGGAAGCCAGCTATTTCAGGTACGacagcaaattttattttcaaatctatGGTACAGCTATGGGGAGCCCCTTGTCCCCCGTTTTGGCAGACATAGTACTAGAAGACATCATAACAAGAGCGCTTGCAGAGTTACCTTTTGACGTCCCTTTCTTACGTAAATATGTTGACGACCTGTTCCTTGCAATACcaaaaaattgtattgaaaCAGTGTTAGAGGTTTTTAACCGCCAGGAACAACGCCTTCAATTCACCATCGAAATCGAACAGGATCGGAAACTTCCTTTTCTTGATATGATGGTTACTCGAAATGAAAACCAATCTATCACGACCGATTGGTACTGCAAGCCCATTGCGTCGGGGAGAATGCTTAACTTCTACTCATTTCATCAGTACAAGCACAAAATTAACGTCGCCAATAACTTCATTCATCGAGTGAAGTCACTAACCACCCACAACACCACCAACACTAGCAGTATCATTCACCAACAACTGAAATCAAACTGCTACCCGGCAACTCTAGTATCCAGACTCATTAACGAGTACCACGGAAAACACCGTAAGGCCCACCCAACACAGTTCGTTCATACATCAGACTCAGCGTTACCCGTTCCAACATCGCGCCAAACTGAACCATCACCACCTATCGTCTTGGAGCCACCAACCAACAACAGCCACCCAACTGAACCATCATCATCTGTCGACCAGCAGCCACCAGCCACCAACAGCATCACCACAGCTCACCTTAACACTAACAACGAACCAACAACAACTGCACCGGATCAACAGCCTAACGAAGCCATGTATCGATCATTGCTTTACATCCCCAAGCTCACTGATCGACTCATCAAATCTTTCCGAAGACAATTCCCCAATTTGACCATCGCCACCAGAATCAATTCCACCGTTAGCAAATTCCATAGTTACGTAAAGGACCCTATAAACAAATTCGACAACTCAAACATTATTTATAAAATACCATGCAATGACTGCAGCAACTGCTACATCGGAATGACCACGAACAAATTGAAAACCAGATTATCCGGACACACATCGCATGTAAACAAGCTGGCCAAAATTTTGGAAGCGAACACcgacacaaacacacaaaacaaCGACCTAAGAGAGCTAAGAGAAAAGACAGCATTAATCGAACATTGTATCAACACCAAACACAGTTTCAATTTCGACAAGACTCACATACTAGATAGAGCCCCGAACTCACACCATCTGCCATTTTTGGAGATGTGTCATATCTATTGCACACCCAACACAGTAAACAGACGAGTTGACATAGACAACCTCAACACAGCCTATGCCGGCATATTACACAAACTAAACCACACAGAATCAAACAATATGCCAGatagctcaagctcaatagaaGCAGAATAA
- the LOC129716548 gene encoding UDP-N-acetylglucosamine transferase subunit ALG14 homolog, with the protein MFPLLLLVLVGFVLVRILYLVVVIRNNSERDGGGICAKRKGPTRTMIVMGSGGHTAEMLQIVEQLDFTKYAPRQYVIAAADKTSVVKVIDVEVRRQPDIAKQDYEIVTITRSRHVQQSYFSSVFTTMTAIANSIPVVLRSRPDLILTNGPGTCVPICLVAFLAKVFFVNRNCKIVFIESFCRVKSLSLSGRILLWITDLFVVQWPELASEGFTRKVQFFGRLSK; encoded by the coding sequence ATGTTTCCACTCTTGCTGCTAGTTTTGGTGGGGTTTGTTCTGGTTCGTATATTGTATTTGGTAGTTGTTATACGAAATAATTCGGAGCGAGATGGGGGTGGCATTTGTGCCAAGCGAAAAGGCCCTACCAGGACGATGATTGTGATGGGATCGGGTGGACACACAGCGGAAATGCTGCAGATCGTAGAACAGCTGGACTTTACGAAGTATGCCCCTCGACAGTACGTGATTGCCGCTGCGGATAAAACCAGTGTCGTAAAGGTAATTGATGTGGAAGTTCGCCGACAACCGGATATAGCTAAACAGGATTACGAAATCGTTACGATAACCCGCAGCCGTCATGTCCAGCAGAGTTATTTCAGTTCAGTGTTTACCACGATGACGGCGATTGCAAATAGTATTCCGGTGGTACTGCGCTCTCGCCCTGATCTGATTCTTACGAACGGCCCCGGGACTTGCGTTCCAATTTGCTTGGTGGCCTTTTTGGCCAAGGTGTTCTTTGTTAATCGTAACTGTAAGATTGTATTCATCGAAAGTTTTTGCCGCGTTAAGAGCCTCTCGCTCAGTGGTCGAATTCTGCTCTGGATTACCGATCTGTTTGTTGTGCAGTGGCCCGAGCTGGCTAGCGAAGGCTTCACCAGGAAGGTGCAATTCTTTGGACGCCTGTCAAAGTAG
- the LOC129716545 gene encoding uncharacterized protein LOC129716545, with translation MLRRTSAQRKIYPQLTIEQLPDNLLLLILRKLPQWDILSVSLVCHRWSALFDTYFVERFRLQVIPDVSEFKCADYLVFLNRSTRRYRKAEIIISGQQSLLVAVLALRRFGQCLYELKLTMSLRCYPSFLQLHFERMKELEMGLEQYDQLLWEQEVDSYDRGLRLIALVNQDAHPISPGSEKTTKRFRQIEEVFLPFVYRHCFRLCTLLIEYHRNLWDTQTSVLLYEAVEMKYLQVLQICGAGVIILADCPTLKSLTVQGTTTGVTFYQGLRNAFPQLIKLEIVNDFQFDDQCLLVISRRCTNLVELSISFTHNAISQKAFHHLHRMKKLKQLALSFEGPHHSTSCLTFENWPRLEIEKLVITIDELPVASIQEILLQNSKLSQFIISTRRKITYSTIRKLQSTRPTCQLTFRQLTSRQQYCR, from the exons GTTAGCCTAGTTTGTCACCGATGGAGTGCCTTGTTTGACACCTATTTCGTAGAGAGATTCAGATTGCAAGTTATTCCTGACGTATCTGAATTTAAATGTGCAGACTATCTGGTTTTTCTAAATCGTTCTACACGTAGATATAGAAAAGCGGAAATAATTATTAGTGGTCAGCAATCATTACTGGTGGCAGTGCTGGCTTTACGCCGATTTGGCCAGTGTTTATATGAGCTAAAGCTTACAATGAGTCTTCGTTGTTATCCAAGCTTTTTACAGTTACActttgaaagaatgaaagagctGGAAATGGGATTAGAACAATATGACCAGCTTTTATGGGAGCAGGAAGTGGACAGTTACGACCGAGGTTTAAGGCTTATAGCTCTTGTTAATCAAGACGCGCATCCAATCTCACCTGGAAGTGAAAAAACAACTAAGAGATTTCGTCAAATCGAGGAGGTCTTCTTACCATTTGTTTATCGACATTGCTTTCGATTGTGCACGCTACTGATTGAATATCATCGCAATCTTTGGGACACACAAACGAGTGTGCTGCTGTACGAAGCTGTCGAGATGAAATATTTGCAGGTATTGCAAATCTGTGGAGCTGGTGTTATCATTTTGGCCGATTGTCCCACGTTAAAAAGTTTAACTGTGCAAGGAACGACAACCGGGGTGACATTCTACCAAGGATTACGGAATGCGTTTCCGCAGCTTATCAAACTGGAAATTGTTAATGATTTCCAGTTTGATGACCAATGCCTATTGGTGATTTCCAGGCGTTGTACGAATTTAGTTGAGCTTTCGATATCATTTACTCATAATGCTATTAGCCAGAAAGCTTTTCATCATTTACATCGTATGAAAAAGTTAAAGCAGTTAGCACTTTCATTTGAAGGGCCTCATCACTCGACGAGTTGCTTAACATTCGAGAATTGGCCAAGACTGGAAATCGAGAAATTGGTAATTACTATCGACGAG CTGCCAGTAGCCAGCATCCAGGAGATTTTATTGCAAAACTCTAAGCTATCACAGTTTATCATCAGCACACGACGAAAAATTACATACAGCACAATACGAAAGCTACAGTCTACCCGGCCGACCTGCCAACTGACCTTTCGCCAGTTGACTTCCCGCCAGCAATACTGCAGATAA